Proteins found in one Pseudomonas sp. P8_241 genomic segment:
- the brnQ gene encoding branched-chain amino acid transport system II carrier protein, which produces MKVLKGQDILALGFMTFALFVGAGNIIFPPIVGLQSGPHVWMAALGFLVTAVGLPVITVVALAKVGGAMDALSSPIGKVAGGLLAAACYLAVGPLFATPRTATVSFEVGLAPLTGESPLALFLYSSVYFLLVFFISLYPGRLLDTVGRFLAPLKIIALAVLGIAAFALPAGDIGQATPEYVAAPFSQGFINGYLTMDTLGALVFGIVIVNAIRSRGVESPALITRYAIIAGLIAGVGLALVYVSLFRLGSGSHEVAAGATNGAVVLHAYVQHTFGSLGSGFLAVLISLACLVTAVGLTCACAEYFSRVLPLSYKTLVIILAAFSLLVSNLGLTKLIAFSIPVLTAIYPPCIVLVALSFCKDFWHEQSRILGPVMLVSFIFGLIDALKGAGLADWMPTQLTHLPLSEQGLAWLVPSVMTLVVAVVCDRLLGKRAEALA; this is translated from the coding sequence ATGAAAGTGTTGAAAGGCCAGGACATCCTGGCACTTGGTTTTATGACGTTTGCCCTGTTCGTCGGGGCCGGCAACATCATCTTCCCGCCTATCGTCGGTTTGCAGTCCGGACCTCATGTCTGGATGGCGGCGCTGGGTTTCCTGGTCACGGCAGTCGGTCTGCCAGTGATCACCGTTGTGGCGCTGGCCAAGGTCGGTGGTGCCATGGATGCGCTGAGCAGCCCGATCGGTAAAGTCGCCGGTGGCCTGTTGGCAGCCGCCTGCTACCTCGCTGTGGGTCCGCTGTTCGCGACACCGCGCACTGCGACCGTATCGTTCGAAGTGGGGCTGGCGCCTTTGACCGGCGAGAGCCCGTTGGCGCTGTTCCTCTACAGTTCGGTGTACTTTCTGTTGGTGTTCTTCATCTCGCTCTATCCGGGCCGCCTGCTGGACACTGTAGGCCGTTTCCTCGCCCCGCTGAAGATCATCGCGCTCGCCGTTCTGGGCATTGCTGCATTCGCCTTGCCGGCGGGTGATATTGGTCAAGCCACGCCTGAGTACGTTGCGGCACCGTTCTCCCAAGGGTTCATCAATGGTTATCTGACCATGGATACCTTGGGCGCACTGGTGTTCGGCATTGTCATTGTCAACGCCATCCGCTCCCGTGGCGTCGAGTCGCCAGCACTGATCACCCGTTATGCGATCATCGCCGGCCTGATCGCCGGTGTCGGGTTGGCACTGGTGTATGTCAGTCTGTTCCGCCTGGGTTCGGGCAGCCACGAAGTGGCCGCTGGCGCTACCAATGGCGCAGTGGTATTGCATGCTTACGTGCAACATACCTTTGGTTCGTTGGGCAGCGGCTTCCTTGCCGTGCTGATCTCTTTGGCGTGCCTGGTGACAGCGGTCGGCCTGACCTGCGCCTGTGCCGAGTATTTCAGCCGTGTGTTGCCGCTGTCCTACAAGACACTGGTGATCATCCTCGCGGCATTCTCGCTGCTGGTGTCCAACCTGGGCCTGACCAAACTGATTGCGTTCTCGATCCCGGTGCTCACCGCGATCTATCCACCGTGCATCGTTCTGGTGGCGTTGAGCTTCTGCAAGGACTTCTGGCATGAGCAGAGTCGCATCCTTGGCCCAGTGATGCTGGTGTCGTTCATCTTCGGCTTGATCGATGCCCTGAAGGGGGCCGGTCTGGCTGACTGGATGCCGACTCAACTGACCCATTTGCCGCTGAGCGAGCAAGGTCTGGCATGGCTGGTGCCATCGGTGATGACGCTGGTGGTCGCCGTGGTCTGTGATCGTCTGTTGGGCAAGCGCGCCGAAGCGTTGGCTTAA
- the htpG gene encoding molecular chaperone HtpG — protein MSVETQKETLGFQTEVKQLLHLMIHSLYSNKEIFLRELISNASDAVDKLRFEALAKPELLEGGAELKIRVSFDKDAKTVTLEDNGIGMSREDAITHLGTIAKSGTADFMKHLSGDQKKDSHLIGQFGVGFYSAFIVADKVDVYSRRAGAAASEGVHWSSKGEGDFEVATVEKADRGTRIVLHLKSGEDEFADGWRLRNIIKKYSDHIALPIELPKEVAAAEGEEKPAVEWETVNRASALWTRPRTEVKDEEYQEFYKHIAHDFENPLSWSHNKVEGKLEYSSLLYVPARAPFDLYQREAPKGLKLYVQRVFVMDQAESFLPLYLRFIKGVVDSNDLSLNVSREILQKDPIIDSMKSALTKRVLDMLEKLAKNEPEQYKGFWKNFGQVMKEGPAEDFANKEKIAGLLRFASTNGDDGEQVVGLADYLARAKEGQDKIYYLTGETYAQVKNSPHLEVFRKKGIEVLLLTDRIDEWLMSYLSDFDGKSFVDVARGDLDLGNLDSEEDKKAAQEVAKAKEGLVERLKTALGESVAEVRVSHRLTDSPAILAIGEQDLGLQMRQILEASGQKVPDSKPIFEFNPTHPLIEKLDNEQSDERFGDLSHILFDQAALAAGDSLKDPAAYVRRLNKLLVELSA, from the coding sequence ATGAGTGTGGAAACTCAAAAGGAAACCCTGGGCTTCCAGACCGAGGTGAAGCAACTGTTGCACCTCATGATCCATTCGCTGTATTCCAACAAGGAAATTTTCCTTCGCGAATTGATCTCGAACGCCTCTGACGCTGTCGATAAATTACGTTTCGAAGCCCTGGCCAAACCAGAGCTGCTGGAAGGTGGCGCCGAACTGAAAATCCGTGTGAGCTTCGACAAGGACGCTAAAACCGTCACCCTCGAAGACAACGGTATCGGCATGAGCCGCGAAGACGCGATCACCCATCTGGGTACCATCGCCAAGTCCGGCACCGCCGATTTCATGAAGCACCTGAGCGGCGACCAGAAGAAAGATTCACACCTGATCGGTCAGTTTGGTGTCGGCTTCTATTCCGCTTTCATCGTTGCCGACAAGGTCGACGTGTACAGCCGTCGCGCCGGCGCTGCTGCCAGCGAAGGTGTGCACTGGTCGTCCAAAGGCGAAGGCGACTTTGAAGTCGCTACCGTCGAAAAGGCCGACCGTGGCACGCGCATCGTCCTGCACCTGAAATCCGGCGAAGACGAGTTCGCCGATGGCTGGCGCCTGCGCAACATCATCAAGAAGTACTCCGACCACATCGCGTTGCCAATCGAGTTGCCGAAAGAAGTGGCAGCTGCTGAAGGCGAAGAGAAGCCTGCCGTTGAATGGGAAACCGTCAACCGCGCCAGCGCTCTGTGGACCCGTCCGCGTACCGAGGTCAAGGACGAGGAATACCAGGAGTTCTACAAGCACATCGCTCACGACTTCGAAAACCCGCTGAGCTGGAGCCACAACAAGGTCGAAGGCAAGCTCGAATACAGTTCGCTGCTGTACGTGCCGGCCCGTGCCCCGTTCGATCTGTACCAGCGTGAAGCGCCGAAAGGCCTGAAGCTGTACGTGCAGCGTGTGTTCGTCATGGATCAGGCTGAGTCCTTCCTGCCGTTGTACCTGCGCTTCATCAAGGGCGTGGTCGACTCCAACGATCTGTCGTTGAACGTGTCCCGGGAAATCCTGCAGAAAGACCCGATCATCGACTCCATGAAGTCGGCGCTGACCAAGCGCGTTCTGGACATGCTGGAAAAGCTGGCGAAGAACGAGCCCGAGCAATACAAAGGCTTCTGGAAAAACTTCGGCCAGGTCATGAAAGAAGGCCCGGCAGAAGACTTCGCCAACAAAGAGAAAATCGCCGGTCTGCTGCGTTTCGCCTCGACCAACGGCGATGATGGCGAGCAGGTTGTCGGCCTGGCTGACTATCTGGCACGCGCCAAGGAAGGTCAGGACAAGATTTACTACCTGACCGGCGAAACCTACGCGCAAGTCAAAAACAGTCCGCACCTGGAAGTCTTCCGCAAGAAAGGCATCGAAGTGCTGCTGCTGACCGATCGCATCGACGAGTGGCTGATGAGCTACCTCAGCGATTTCGACGGCAAGAGCTTTGTCGACGTGGCGCGCGGTGACCTGGACCTGGGCAACCTGGACTCGGAAGAGGACAAGAAGGCTGCGCAAGAAGTCGCCAAGGCCAAAGAAGGTCTGGTCGAGCGTCTGAAAACCGCCTTGGGCGAATCCGTTGCTGAAGTGCGGGTTTCCCATCGTCTGACCGACTCCCCGGCAATTCTGGCCATCGGTGAACAGGACCTGGGTCTGCAAATGCGTCAGATCCTCGAAGCCAGCGGTCAGAAGGTTCCGGATTCGAAGCCGATCTTCGAATTCAACCCGACTCACCCGCTGATCGAGAAGCTCGACAACGAGCAGAGCGACGAGCGCTTCGGCGATCTGTCGCACATCCTCTTCGATCAGGCCGCTCTGGCTGCCGGCGACAGCTTGAAAGACCCGGCGGCCTACGTGCGCCGTCTGAACAAGCTGCTGGTCGAACTATCAGCTTAA
- a CDS encoding MAPEG family protein — translation MSIPFWCVFISALLIFVARMPVSKAMKEQGGYNNHQPRQQQAQLTGLGARAVAAHQNSFEAFLLFAVGVLMAHTTQTAGWLIDLLAIIFVISRVIYLACYWKDLAWQRSLVWLVGLVCSLLLMISPTFRTILL, via the coding sequence ATGAGTATTCCGTTCTGGTGCGTGTTTATCTCGGCGTTGCTGATCTTCGTGGCGCGTATGCCCGTGAGCAAGGCGATGAAAGAGCAGGGTGGTTACAACAATCACCAGCCACGCCAACAGCAGGCGCAACTCACGGGGTTGGGTGCGCGCGCGGTGGCGGCCCACCAGAACAGTTTCGAAGCTTTCTTGTTATTCGCCGTGGGTGTGTTGATGGCGCATACCACTCAAACGGCAGGATGGCTCATCGATTTGCTGGCGATCATCTTCGTGATTTCGCGAGTGATCTACCTGGCGTGTTACTGGAAAGATCTGGCTTGGCAGCGCAGTCTTGTTTGGCTGGTGGGATTGGTCTGTTCGTTGTTACTGATGATTAGTCCGACTTTTCGAACGATTTTGCTCTAG
- a CDS encoding pirin family protein yields MNTPLVIRPRAEDVEGQPILRPLPSAKCRSVGPFVFFDHMLETRYPPGKGMNIRQHPHIGLSTLTYLFQGQIQHKDSLGSDQVVNAGDVSWMTAGSAIAHVERTPEALQSSGFTMHGLQIWLASPKEHEQGPGHYSHHRASTLPVSDNLGVKIRLIAGSGFCLESPVPVLSPTLYAELHLQTATTMLIPTEHEERALYVLSGEVQLDGEPIEPHSLVVLPAGVEMTLFAESDSHVVLFGGAPLDGPRRINWNFVASDPAAIDEARRRWAAGDWPTVPGEVERIELP; encoded by the coding sequence ATGAACACTCCGCTCGTGATCCGCCCCCGCGCCGAAGATGTCGAAGGCCAGCCGATTCTCCGCCCGCTGCCATCGGCCAAGTGTCGCAGCGTCGGGCCATTCGTGTTTTTCGACCACATGTTGGAGACCCGTTATCCGCCCGGCAAAGGCATGAACATCCGCCAGCATCCGCACATTGGCCTCTCCACTTTGACCTACCTGTTCCAGGGGCAGATTCAGCACAAGGATAGCCTGGGCTCCGATCAGGTAGTGAATGCCGGTGATGTCAGCTGGATGACCGCCGGCAGCGCCATTGCTCACGTCGAACGTACCCCTGAGGCGCTTCAAAGCAGCGGCTTCACGATGCATGGCCTGCAGATTTGGCTGGCATCACCCAAAGAACATGAACAGGGTCCCGGCCATTACAGCCACCATCGCGCATCCACGCTTCCGGTCAGCGACAACCTCGGTGTGAAAATCCGCCTGATTGCCGGCTCAGGCTTTTGCCTGGAATCGCCAGTACCGGTGCTTTCACCTACGTTGTACGCTGAGCTGCACCTGCAAACAGCGACGACAATGCTGATTCCCACCGAGCACGAAGAACGCGCGCTATATGTATTGAGTGGTGAGGTGCAACTGGATGGCGAGCCAATAGAACCGCACTCGCTGGTGGTGCTGCCTGCCGGAGTAGAAATGACCCTGTTCGCTGAAAGCGACAGTCATGTCGTTCTGTTCGGCGGTGCACCGCTGGACGGGCCACGACGGATCAACTGGAATTTTGTCGCAAGCGATCCGGCAGCCATCGACGAGGCGCGCCGTCGCTGGGCGGCCGGGGATTGGCCGACAGTTCCGGGGGAGGTGGAGCGGATCGAATTGCCTTAG
- a CDS encoding PaaI family thioesterase: protein MAENPVFERARRFLSALRHCQVLGLRVHSASHEGLTVVLPYSPQIVGNPETGVIHGGALTSLMDTACGMSTLCVLPEFEVCPTLDLRIDYMHAAEPHKNVYGFAQCYRVTTDVIFARGFAYQDDPEHPIAHVVGTFMRMGKGIKGTKGFGGAIAGGVK, encoded by the coding sequence ATGGCTGAAAACCCCGTTTTTGAGCGCGCCAGGCGATTCCTATCGGCGTTGCGGCATTGTCAGGTACTTGGATTGCGAGTTCACAGCGCCAGCCACGAAGGCCTCACCGTTGTGCTGCCATACAGCCCGCAAATCGTCGGCAATCCTGAAACCGGCGTCATTCATGGCGGCGCCTTGACCTCGTTGATGGACACGGCTTGCGGCATGTCTACGCTCTGCGTACTGCCAGAATTCGAAGTCTGCCCGACGCTCGACCTGCGCATTGATTACATGCACGCCGCCGAGCCTCATAAAAATGTCTACGGTTTTGCCCAGTGCTACCGGGTGACCACCGATGTGATCTTTGCCCGCGGCTTCGCTTATCAGGACGACCCGGAGCATCCCATCGCCCATGTGGTCGGCACATTCATGCGCATGGGCAAGGGCATTAAAGGCACCAAAGGCTTCGGTGGCGCCATCGCCGGAGGAGTGAAATGA
- a CDS encoding DUF3108 domain-containing protein, with protein sequence MRRALLFACALLALPFAQAADLQPFSASYTADWKQLPMSGTAERSLESLGGGKWKLSFKASMMIASLSEESTLTVDKDTFLPQSYHFERGGLGKAKKADLDFDWTTKMVTGTDRGDPVKIALNRGMLDKSTYQLALQHDVAAGKKSMSYQVVDDGEVDTYDFRVLGSEKVDTKAGQIEAIKVERVRDPTQSKRITVLWFAKDWDYLLVRLQQVETDGKEYNIMLLNGTVNGKTVKGS encoded by the coding sequence ATGCGTCGCGCCCTGCTCTTCGCTTGCGCCTTGCTTGCCTTACCCTTCGCACAGGCTGCAGACCTACAACCGTTCTCCGCCAGCTACACCGCCGACTGGAAACAACTGCCCATGAGCGGCACTGCCGAGCGAAGCCTCGAAAGCCTGGGTGGCGGCAAGTGGAAGCTGAGCTTCAAGGCATCAATGATGATTGCCAGCCTGTCCGAAGAAAGCACTCTGACCGTGGACAAGGACACTTTTCTGCCGCAGTCGTATCACTTCGAACGCGGTGGCCTGGGTAAAGCCAAGAAAGCCGACCTGGATTTCGACTGGACCACCAAGATGGTCACCGGCACCGATCGTGGTGACCCGGTCAAGATTGCGCTCAACCGTGGCATGCTCGACAAATCCACTTACCAGTTGGCGCTGCAGCATGACGTAGCTGCCGGCAAGAAAAGCATGAGCTATCAAGTGGTCGATGATGGTGAAGTCGATACCTATGACTTCCGCGTGCTGGGTTCGGAAAAAGTCGACACCAAGGCTGGCCAGATCGAGGCAATCAAGGTCGAACGCGTGCGCGACCCGACACAAAGCAAGCGCATCACCGTGCTGTGGTTCGCCAAGGATTGGGACTACTTGCTGGTCCGCCTGCAACAGGTCGAAACCGACGGCAAGGAGTACAACATCATGCTCCTGAACGGTACGGTCAACGGCAAGACTGTCAAAGGCAGCTGA
- the purN gene encoding phosphoribosylglycinamide formyltransferase yields the protein MPKTCDVVVLLSGTGSNLQALIDSTRTGDSPVRIAAVISNRADAYGLQRARDAGIDTRTLDHKAFEGREAFDAALIELIDAFNPKLVVLAGFMRILSAGFVRHYQGRLLNIHPSLLPKYKGLHTHQRALEAGDAEHGCSVHFVTEELDGGPLVVQAVIPVELHDSPQSLAQRVHVQEHLIYPMAVRWFAEGRLALGEQGALLDGQLLAASGHLIRP from the coding sequence ATGCCTAAGACCTGTGATGTCGTGGTGCTGCTCTCCGGCACCGGCAGTAACTTGCAGGCCTTGATCGACAGCACGCGGACCGGCGACAGCCCGGTCCGCATCGCTGCGGTGATTTCCAACCGCGCCGACGCTTACGGCCTGCAACGCGCCAGGGATGCGGGTATCGACACTCGCACCCTGGATCACAAGGCCTTCGAAGGTCGCGAGGCCTTCGATGCCGCGCTGATCGAACTGATCGACGCCTTCAACCCCAAACTCGTTGTACTGGCCGGTTTCATGCGCATTCTCAGCGCTGGATTCGTGCGCCACTATCAGGGTCGCCTGCTCAATATCCACCCGTCGCTGCTACCCAAATACAAAGGGCTACATACTCATCAGCGCGCGCTGGAGGCCGGCGACGCCGAGCATGGCTGCTCCGTGCACTTCGTCACCGAGGAACTCGATGGCGGACCACTGGTCGTACAAGCAGTAATACCGGTAGAGTTGCATGACTCGCCGCAGAGCCTGGCGCAGCGGGTCCATGTACAGGAACACCTGATTTACCCGATGGCGGTACGCTGGTTTGCCGAAGGTCGTCTAGCCCTCGGCGAACAAGGTGCTTTACTGGATGGACAGTTACTCGCGGCCAGTGGCCACTTGATTCGACCCTAG
- a CDS encoding dienelactone hydrolase family protein, producing MSQITVRSVAYQIDGREYESRLAFDADQKGPTPGLLMAPNWMGVSAGAEEIARSVAAKGYVVLIADLYGQSVRPTNNDEAAAAMMPLKDDRPLLRKRMQVAFEQLQSQGEAAVDTSKLATFGFCFGGCCALELARTGAPVKAAVSFHGTLDTPNPADANNIKGKVLVLHGASDPLVPKEQLPAFEDEMNAAGVDWQLLSYGGAFHSFTDPHANVAGMMMYDAKIAARAFTSMHNLLDEVFKG from the coding sequence ATGAGCCAAATCACTGTACGTTCCGTTGCCTATCAGATTGATGGGCGGGAGTACGAAAGCCGTCTGGCTTTCGATGCCGACCAAAAAGGTCCGACTCCGGGTCTGTTGATGGCGCCGAACTGGATGGGCGTCAGCGCCGGCGCTGAAGAGATTGCCAGGTCGGTGGCGGCCAAGGGCTACGTGGTGCTGATCGCGGACCTCTACGGTCAATCGGTTCGTCCGACCAACAACGATGAAGCGGCCGCGGCGATGATGCCGTTGAAAGATGACCGTCCGTTGCTGCGCAAACGCATGCAGGTGGCGTTCGAACAGCTGCAAAGCCAGGGTGAAGCGGCCGTTGATACGTCGAAACTGGCGACTTTCGGGTTCTGCTTCGGCGGTTGCTGTGCTTTGGAGTTGGCGCGTACCGGTGCTCCGGTCAAGGCGGCTGTGTCGTTCCACGGCACTCTCGATACGCCGAATCCGGCTGATGCGAACAACATCAAGGGTAAAGTGCTGGTGCTGCACGGTGCTTCCGATCCATTGGTGCCGAAGGAGCAGTTGCCAGCCTTTGAAGATGAGATGAATGCGGCGGGTGTGGATTGGCAGTTGCTGAGTTATGGCGGTGCCTTCCACTCGTTCACCGATCCGCATGCCAACGTTGCGGGGATGATGATGTACGACGCTAAAATCGCCGCTCGAGCGTTTACCTCAATGCATAACTTGCTGGATGAAGTGTTCAAGGGCTGA
- a CDS encoding PaaI family thioesterase yields the protein MTISFQAQLQAAHEQGDYSSLLQLIPYATLIGVECSRVGDELLFRLPANKDNIGNPLLPAIHGGVIAGFMELSAALHLLVATGSPGVPKIIDFSLDYLRAGQFRDTWARCQVCRQGRRVANVAITAWQSTEAEPIATARAHFKLEEPLKS from the coding sequence ATGACCATTAGCTTTCAGGCGCAACTGCAAGCGGCCCATGAGCAGGGGGACTACAGTTCGCTGTTGCAGCTGATTCCGTACGCCACGCTGATCGGCGTCGAATGCTCACGGGTGGGGGATGAACTGCTTTTTCGTCTGCCGGCCAACAAAGACAATATTGGTAATCCTTTATTGCCGGCCATTCATGGCGGAGTAATCGCCGGTTTCATGGAGTTGTCCGCCGCGTTGCATCTGCTGGTCGCGACCGGATCGCCCGGTGTGCCGAAGATCATCGACTTCTCCCTGGACTACCTTCGGGCCGGGCAATTTCGCGATACCTGGGCCCGTTGCCAGGTATGTCGCCAGGGCCGCAGAGTCGCCAATGTGGCGATTACCGCCTGGCAAAGCACCGAAGCCGAACCCATTGCCACCGCCCGCGCCCATTTCAAACTCGAGGAGCCCTTGAAATCCTGA
- a CDS encoding DUF4225 domain-containing protein: MISAWEGLRQIGAEHAELISKSLFYTQNGINILAGGAQIKAGVVVTGASWGVGVIPGALLVSHGANNIAEGAANIITAQTCLPLKDLFGAAIRRYLGIATAAIWRTTQQT; this comes from the coding sequence GTGATAAGCGCATGGGAAGGGCTGCGGCAGATCGGGGCTGAACATGCGGAGCTAATATCCAAGTCACTTTTTTATACTCAAAACGGCATCAATATTCTAGCAGGAGGCGCACAGATTAAAGCAGGGGTAGTGGTTACAGGTGCATCCTGGGGAGTCGGAGTTATACCTGGCGCACTTCTAGTCAGTCATGGGGCTAACAATATCGCCGAAGGTGCGGCCAATATTATAACGGCCCAGACATGCCTGCCACTCAAGGACCTATTCGGCGCGGCTATCAGGCGTTATTTAGGGATAGCTACAGCGGCAATATGGCGTACTACACAACAGACTTGA
- a CDS encoding Hcp family type VI secretion system effector has product MASHSYMSITGKRQGKISAGCSGQSSIGNKCQFGHQDEIMVLAFSNDMVAGNDGSITGGRGKHMPIMITKAIDKSSPLLASALHGGEELDCTINLYRTASTGGQERYYSIRLTGARIAQISQQVPHAIRMNDAEPQELVSIRHRDIVWAHIPGATSAYSS; this is encoded by the coding sequence ATTGCGAGCCATAGCTACATGAGTATTACCGGTAAGCGTCAAGGGAAGATTTCTGCCGGCTGCTCAGGCCAAAGTTCTATCGGCAATAAGTGCCAATTCGGTCATCAGGACGAAATCATGGTGCTGGCTTTTTCGAATGATATGGTTGCAGGCAATGACGGAAGCATTACCGGTGGTCGCGGTAAACACATGCCTATCATGATAACCAAAGCCATCGACAAATCATCACCACTGCTGGCGAGCGCACTGCATGGTGGTGAAGAATTGGACTGCACCATCAACTTATACAGGACTGCCTCGACTGGAGGGCAAGAACGGTATTATTCCATTCGCCTCACAGGGGCGCGCATTGCACAAATCAGTCAGCAGGTACCCCATGCAATTCGCATGAATGATGCCGAGCCGCAAGAGTTGGTATCTATTCGACATAGAGATATTGTTTGGGCGCACATTCCGGGAGCAACAAGCGCTTACAGTAGCTGA
- a CDS encoding DUF599 domain-containing protein yields the protein MSFIQANLIHILAAIWFVICWGGYTRYATWKGRDTACLASVLHLYREDWMRRMLLRDNRIADASVIGNLERNASFFASSTLIILAGILTVLGASERAVSLLADIPMVQQASQGMSEIKLLCLALVFVYAFFTFSWCMRQYNFAAILVGSAPMVGERHVSEQERKAFASRAARVISMAANQFNFGLRSYYFGMTMLAWFVSPWLFMLMSAGVVFVLYRREFHSDVLDVMVYTPTEAPLPDVSKEAA from the coding sequence ATGTCGTTTATCCAAGCCAACCTGATCCACATTCTTGCCGCTATCTGGTTTGTCATCTGCTGGGGCGGTTACACCCGCTATGCGACGTGGAAGGGCCGCGACACGGCGTGTCTGGCCAGCGTCCTGCACCTGTACCGCGAAGACTGGATGCGTCGCATGCTGCTGCGAGACAACCGCATTGCTGATGCCAGCGTGATCGGTAACCTTGAGCGCAACGCGTCATTTTTTGCTTCCAGCACGTTGATCATCCTGGCGGGCATTCTCACGGTGCTCGGCGCTTCCGAGCGTGCAGTGTCATTGCTGGCGGATATTCCAATGGTGCAACAGGCGTCCCAAGGCATGTCGGAGATCAAGTTGCTGTGCCTGGCGCTGGTGTTTGTCTATGCGTTCTTCACCTTCAGCTGGTGCATGCGCCAGTACAACTTCGCGGCGATTCTGGTCGGTTCGGCGCCGATGGTCGGTGAGCGTCATGTTTCCGAACAGGAACGCAAAGCCTTCGCCTCCCGGGCGGCGCGGGTTATTTCGATGGCCGCCAACCAGTTCAACTTCGGGCTGCGCTCCTACTACTTCGGCATGACGATGCTGGCCTGGTTTGTCAGCCCCTGGTTGTTCATGTTGATGAGCGCCGGTGTGGTGTTCGTGTTGTATCGCCGCGAGTTTCACTCTGACGTTCTCGACGTGATGGTCTATACCCCTACAGAGGCACCCTTGCCCGATGTGAGTAAAGAGGCGGCTTGA
- a CDS encoding OsmC family protein: MTVTVNTVSAEGLRHTVQIDDHELFADAPPSAGGEGSAPEPHDYFDAALGACKALTLKMYAKKKDIPLTGVGVEVKRDNSEEQKGKYALHVKLTLKGVLTDAQREELHRVADRCPVHKLMTTSEVSIETHLSEGAFSQ; encoded by the coding sequence ATGACTGTCACCGTCAACACCGTTTCTGCTGAAGGCTTGCGCCATACCGTCCAGATCGATGACCACGAACTCTTTGCCGATGCCCCGCCATCGGCAGGCGGAGAAGGTTCGGCGCCGGAGCCGCACGATTACTTCGATGCCGCGCTGGGCGCCTGCAAGGCCCTGACCTTGAAGATGTACGCGAAGAAAAAGGACATTCCGCTGACCGGCGTTGGCGTGGAGGTCAAACGTGACAACAGTGAAGAACAGAAAGGTAAATATGCCCTGCATGTGAAACTGACCCTCAAGGGCGTGCTCACCGACGCCCAGCGTGAAGAGCTGCACCGGGTGGCCGACCGCTGCCCGGTGCACAAGCTGATGACCACCAGCGAAGTCAGCATCGAGACCCATCTGTCCGAAGGTGCCTTCAGCCAGTAG
- a CDS encoding DUF4225 domain-containing protein — protein sequence MPATQGPIRRGYQALFRDSYSGNMAYYTTDLILSGYGMFRVVRKPGSVQFFRFDPISNERSYQQTGRLALLFEGLVDSITLSAIHEENQSTLNNP from the coding sequence ATGCCTGCCACTCAAGGACCTATTCGGCGCGGCTATCAGGCGTTATTTAGGGATAGCTACAGCGGCAATATGGCGTACTACACAACAGACTTGATCTTGTCGGGTTACGGAATGTTCAGAGTTGTGCGAAAACCAGGCTCTGTACAGTTTTTTCGATTTGACCCTATTAGTAATGAGCGGAGCTATCAGCAAACTGGGAGGCTGGCTTTGCTCTTTGAAGGATTAGTTGACTCGATCACATTGAGCGCCATTCACGAAGAAAACCAATCAACACTTAATAATCCATAA